Part of the Candidatus Krumholzibacteriota bacterium genome is shown below.
CACTCTGCCTTGCGCCCTCATCTGTTTCCCCGCCTTCCTTATAAACACCCAACATCGTTCTTACTTCTTTGCTCAGCTTGCTGATTTCGTCGATATTACCCACTATTTCTTTCAGATTTTCATTTCTTCTGGTAAGTTTTTCCACCTGATTTTGAAGAATGATTATTTCCCTGGCTTTAAAGAGCAACTTCCCGTAAGTTGCCGCGAAGACAGTCATCGCTATAATACTTGCCGCCGCAACCGCGATAACCGCATAAAAAACTTTGTACGGAATTCTATAGGTGCGGGTTTTTCTCTCATCGTGCGGCACTATAATTACTGAAAATTTGTCCTTCATCCCAAACCTGCCTCAACAGAGTAAACTAATAAATCTTCCGGCCGGAATTTTCGGGCCCCGCCCCTCCTGCCTTTAACCGCCAACACTAAAGGGGAAGGTCGATCCCTATTCTCTCCAATATCCCTTCAAGCTGCTCATTTGAAAAATATTCTATAGCCAGAACCCCCCCTTTTTTGCTTGGCTTTATCCTTGTTCTGGTTCCCAGATATACCTCCAGTTTTTCTTCTATTGCCAGAATCGCCGGATCTGTTTTTTTCTTCCCCCGTGTTCTCCTGCCCTGTTTCTTCTCAGACCTTTCAACGTCTCGGACAGAAAGGTTTTCTTTAACGATTTTTTCAGCCCGTTTTATCTGTTCCTCTTCTTCCTTCACAGACAGAAGCGCCCTCGCGTGCCCTTCCCTTAATTCTCCTGAAGCGATCATTTCTTTGACTTTCCCGGGCAGCTTCAACAGCCTCATCGTGTTCGTTACGGCGCTTCTGCTTTTTCCGACAATCCTGCCGATCTCGTTAGCTGACAAGCCCAGCTCCCGCACCAGGGACTGATATCCCCCGGCCTCTTCAAGGGGATTCAAATCTTCACGTTGCAGGTTTTCAAGTAAGGCCAGCTTTAATGAATCCTCATCATTTATATCTCTGACAAGGCAGGGAAT
Proteins encoded:
- a CDS encoding ParB/RepB/Spo0J family partition protein → MKKRVLGRGLEALISQEIREGAAETESVKELKTSSIDPNPDQPRKNFRKDELEKLASSIAENGMLQPIVVRRKGKRYQVVVGERRLRASEIAGKELIPCLVRDINDEDSLKLALLENLQREDLNPLEEAGGYQSLVRELGLSANEIGRIVGKSRSAVTNTMRLLKLPGKVKEMIASGELREGHARALLSVKEEEEQIKRAEKIVKENLSVRDVERSEKKQGRRTRGKKKTDPAILAIEEKLEVYLGTRTRIKPSKKGGVLAIEYFSNEQLEGILERIGIDLPL